In Zingiber officinale cultivar Zhangliang chromosome 3A, Zo_v1.1, whole genome shotgun sequence, the DNA window CAGGAAGTGTTAAGTGCTGCAGATGAACCTTTATGGACTGGTTGTGACAAGCATACTAAATTATCATTCACTGCAAGACTGTTGAATATCAAGGCAGAGTCTAATTTGTCGGAAGATAATTTCAATAAGGTTGTTCAAGCTATTGAAGAGGCATTGCCCCAAGATAATATACTGCCTaatgatttttacagtatgaaaaaacttACGAAAGAATTAGGTCTTCCGGTGGAAAGAATTGACGTTTGCAGAGACGGTTGTAtgctatattggggagatgatgcagatgCAAATGTTTGTagattctgtaatcaagataggtacaagatctctagaaggagtcaacaacgacgtaaatcatacagtcagttattttatttgccattaactcctaggttacaaagactTTATACATCAAAGACCACTGCtcaacacatgacttggcatgcaaatcATCGAACAGAGGAGGgattaatgtgtcatccatcagatgcagaggcatggaaaaattttgatagaacatatcctgAATTTGCGAAGGAGACTCGAAACATTCGGTTAGGTCTTTGTGCTGATGGTTTTGCTCCATTTAGTAAATCAGGAAGACAgtattcttgttggccagttatattaactccatataatcttccacctgggatgtgcatgaaaacaccgtatatgtttttaacattagtTGTGCCTGGCCcgcaaaatccaaagaagttaatagatTTTATATGCAACCACTGATTGCAGAGCtaaaacaactatgggatgaagggTTTCCTACATATGACGTCCATACTAATCAGATGTTTGTTatgaaggctgctcttctttggaccattaatgactttccagcttatggAATGCTATCTGGTTGGAGTACTGCGGGAATCTTAGGttgcccaatatgtatggagagatcaaagtcgatcAGATTGAAATATGGAAGAAAgccgagttattttgattgtcataggcaatttttaccattaaatcataatttcagaAGGAATAAAGATGAGTTCACTAggaatagaattgaaagaacacCTCCGCCATTAAGATTGAcaggtcaagatatttggtaTAGAGTGTGTCACTTTCCATCTGTTATTGAAGAACcacatggtacaacatatgaatatggaagCACTCATAAATGGACTAAGcggagtatattttgggatttacctTATTGGTATAGTAATTTAATTCATCATAATCTGGAtgtcatgcatattgagaaaaatatttttgataatctcataaatacagtgatggatattaccggaaaaacaaaagataatttgaatgcaagaaaagatatgcgactaATTTGTAAACGACCCACTCTTGATGTGGATGAAAgtagtaggggaccaaagccaaagaCAATTTATACATTGAATAAAGAACAGAGACGTGTTgtttgtgaatggttgaaatcattGAGATTTCCTGATgagtatgtctctaatcttgggagATGCGTCGATATGAAGGAATTCaaattgattggtttgaaaaGTCACGATTGTCATATATTTAtggaaagacttattccaattgcttttaaggaactcttaccaaatTTTGTATGGGGTACAATTACGGAGTTAAGCATTTTCCTTCATGATATTTCCTCAACAGTTTTGAGATATTCACAGATGGAGAAGTTAGAAAGAGACATTCCAATTATTTTGTGTAATTTAGAAAGAATctttccaccttcattttttgattcaatggaacatcttttggttcacttgccatacgaggccaaagttggaggaccagttcattttcgatggatgtatccatttgaaaggtatatTTTGTTTTATCTTATATACTTCGTTATTAATGCATTGTAAATTTAtaacttttttatatatattcctCTAATACAAATTGTTATATTTCAATCAGAtttttatatcatttgaagaaaaaagtaaaaaataaggcacatgttgaagcctctattgttaatgcatacattgtggaggaagtaacaacttttgcatTGTATTATTTTGAGCCTCACATTCAGACCAAAAGACGAAGACCTGGAAGAAATGATGAAGGTCCTATTGATCCCAATACGAacatattctcaatttttaatTATCTTGGTCGACCGAGTGGACAATGTAAGCAAAGATATTTAACTGATCAAGAATGGCGAGCAGCCCAGACATATGTTTTACTtaattgtccagaagtatcacCATATTTCGAGTTagtatatctttcctatttttttttatcgtAACTTTttgttattataattaaattttttatgataggatttttcaaaacttgtatTCTGATATGCCAACACTAGAGTTTGATCGTTTCTGCGATCAAGAATTTGCACcttggttcaaatcatatgtaagtaattTTTACCTTGTATTCTAATTTACCGTATTGGTATAGTATATTTTAACTGAATAACATATTCATTTGAGTTTAGATTTATGATAATCAAGCTCATCTCGAACATCAAATGTTATTTCATCTATCTTGGGGTCCAAAAGCAATGGTACacacttggccagcatatttcataaatggatataattttcatactcaagaatatggaaAAGGGAAGACTACAATGAATAGTGGGGTATGTGTTCAGTCATCCAATGATGGAGGTGTAAGCACTGATTTTTATGGTCtactggatgaaattatagagataGAATACCCTGGTCCAGAAATGCGAGTTATcttatttatgtgtcgctggtttgatcctatcagagggatgaaggtgcatccatgttataatttggttgaaataaatcataaaagattatataagagatatgaaccttTTGTTTTGGCACAACAAGCGATTCAAGTGTTTTATGCTTCATACCCTAGCTTGAAACGTGATAAAATGGAttggtgggctgtttgtaaaactaaagcacggaaaaaaatagaggaacattgggaagacattgcatatcaacaagaggaggTTGTAAATACATTTCAGaccgaggaatatattattccaacattACGAGATCCCAGCGGAGTAGTGATAAATGTGGATGCCAGTGAATTTCATGAGGTTGATGATaatgatgaagatgatgatgatgatgaggaggaggaggaggaggaggaggaagaggaagaggacgaggacgaggacgaggacgaggaGGACGACGACAACTTTGATTTTTAACATGTACGAtaagtttttttatatttaattttaatttgtaaatttataaaattcatagtttaattaattgtctACATAATATCTCATTGTTAAATTTATATATGTTATATTTGTGCTGTTTTTTGTTCTATAGGTCATTAGAGGTGAGACATTATCACTGCAGATTCTCGCTCTCTGACTTTTATATTATGGATATTGTAAGTTTTTCATATTTCTTCAGCAAGCattaagttttttatttcttttattctaattttgatttttggtTGACAGTTTTGACGGGCACGCCATAGACGACACCATTCAAGCATTGGCCAGATTGATTCACCATATGATAGGATGGTACCTACGCCCTCCCCTCAGGCAGGACCTTCTCGTGGGCAGTCGCCAGCAGAACCTTCTCATGGCCAGTCGCCGGCAGGACCCTCACGTCGACTGTCCCCGGCAGGACCTTCACGTGGCCAGTCACCGGCAGGACCTTCATGTGGCCAGTCACCGGCAGGACCTTCACATGGCCAGTCACCGGCAGGACCTTCACATGGCCAGTCACCGGCAGGACCTTCATGTGGCCAGTCACCGGCAGGACCTTCACATGGCCATTCACCTTCCCCACTTGAGTCGCCGATACCTGCCAGACACTCAACCGTTGATATTGCCGACGCTCGACTGCATATAGTCCCTCTTGGAGACTCGtaagtattaaaattattatattttaactatcttaattatttaacgttGTTTATTGTAATTTTATGATAGATTTGAAAATTCAGTAACTGTTGTTCGTGAGATTAATCAAATTGTGAATAACTTTTGGAAAGGAGACTCAATGTCATACTCAAGCACTCCAGCACCCACAAAAGAACTCTGGTGGTGCGAGTTTAAGGtatagttaatttattttatatataaaacaatTACGTTCATGTATAATCTATTGTTTTTTTCATTTCAGCGATTATTTAGTTGGGACCCTTATTTTGAGAtggaagttaaaagaattttcaaaaagaaatgtgGTGATCACATTCGGCATGTATTAAACCATGCCAAAAGTACTGGAAAAAAGCCTCCCTTTATCACGACGGACAATTGGGTTAGGATCTGCAATTTTTGGCAAACTGATGAGTGCAAAGAAAGGAGTTTgcggaataaaataaatcaagcttATAATTCTGGAGACTCACGTGCAATATATGCAGGAGGATCTATAAATATCGAGGAGCATTCACGTAGATTGGTAAATTTTCAACTCTACAAttagatttttaatatatttgttgttattatattatttctAATCGTATTATTTTTAGTCTAGGGATTTGGGAAAAGAGCTCGATTTTATAGACACTTTCGTCCGCACTTTTCAAAAAAAAGACAAGACTTGGAGTGGAGATAGAGCTAGAATAATTAAGGTTTGATTTAATctttaatcataattttaacttagattttattacttatctatttgctctaattaaggttttaatttttcataggaGAGATATGATGAGCTATCATTATCTCAAAGAAGTTCAGGTGATGGTGATAATATTGAGGGATCTGAGCCGTCTGTTAGtaataatttagatttatggttagaggccagtggGGGAGTCAAAGGGGGAAGGATAATAGGTATGGGTTCTATGAGTAGAATCCATAATGTTCCTCGAAGATCTTTATCTTCTTCTACCCGACCCGCAGTAACGACACAGATTCATAGCTTAACTGAAGAGGTTGACAATTTGAAAGACATAATATCTCAAAGGGATCagcaaattttagaaattcaaaaacaaaattcACAAAGAGATCTAGATATGGTTGAAATGCGTAAACAGCAAGCCTTTCTTTACAACAATTtcaacaatttagatcgggttcaAGCTATATTCCTCCTGGTATTGGTGATGATGCTAATGACGATGATGATGTCGATGATGATGCCGCCGATGATGTTGATGATGATGCATGAGTGTTTGTAATTAGAATTTTTGACTTCTTTTATTTTATCGCttttataaattcttaatttttgtattttgattagtattcttatttttgtttcaaACAGGGTTGGTAGGTGAAGAtgatggtggtattgatgtaaaaATATGCAAGTCTTTACCTATTTACTTTTGTGTTGGCTTAtaagattttctttttctttgtttatcTTTTGATGTGGTAGAAGAAGGATTTGGACTGAGAAGGATCTCCATAAGATTATCTTCAACTCTATCTTTTTCATGTTCTTGTATGATATTGGAATTTGGATACTATGACATGTTTGTTATAACTTTATTGTAGTGTTTGGTTTAGGGTGTTAGTTGTAGTTGTATATTGTTGTAGTTTGTATTGTTGGATGATGATGTGTTGTATTGTTAGTTTTATGCTCTTAGTTTAGGTTGTATATGGAACAATATGTTTTAATGGTGCATGTGTTTGGGTTTATATTattgatgtttgaatttattttgttgtACACTAATATGTTTgttgatttatgatttatatttgtgTTATTGTGTTTAGTGGTGAATATGTTGAATCTGTTAATGTGTTTATAGTGCTGGATATGTTGAATCTGTTTAGTGTGTTATATATGTTGAATCTGTTTGAAAAAAATTGTAAtaggaaaaaatattgaaattatatagggctggatatttttttttatttttgggacaaattttgcaacgaatttagattcgttggaaatatcgTATTTTATCAGAATACTGCAACGAAAaatataaattcgttggaaatttccaacgaatccatattttcgttggaaatttccaacgaaatataaattcgttggaaatttccaacgaattataAATTCGTTGGAAGTTTCCAACGAATTATAAATTCGTTGGAAGTTTCCAATGAATTATAAATTCGTTGGAAGTTTCCAACGAATTCTAAATTCGTTGGAAGTTTTCAACGACTAtgatttttgttgtaaatttccaacgaaaatatggattcgttggaagtttccaacgaatttagaattcgttggaaacttccaacgacaatatggattcgttggaaatttccaacgaatttatattttgttggtgatttccaacgaatatgaatttcgttggaaatttccaacgaaaatatggattcgttggaaatttccaacgaatataAATTTCGTTGGatatttccaacgaaaatatggattcgttggaaatttccaacgaaattgtATTATCGTTGGCAATTGCCAACGAATGTACATTTTCGTTGGTaatattacattttgaaacttttCCAACAAATAATTATTCGTCGCAAATCTGTTTGCAACGAATACGTTTTTTAGTTgctaatttgcaacaaatttagggTTCGTTGGAGATTTTTTCTGCTGACATTTCCAACGAATATTTATTTTCGTTGCAGTTTTCcaacgaattttgcaacgaattttaatTTTGTCGCAAAGTTTCtaacgaattttgcaacgaatatgattttcgttgcaaaatttccaacgaaatctTAATTTTTCGTCGCAAAGTTTTGGGACGGcagatttccaacgaattttttttgttgcatttttcgtcccaaatccaatttccaacgaatttttttctaaaatttgttgcaaattttgtccctaagtgacagtttttttgtagtggatggaattctgactttctctctactgatctcatttcttattttgtctatcCTCATATagccacacatccaccttaacatcctcatctctgcaactctcatcttttgctcatgtgttctagttatagtccaacattcagcttcatataacataacagTTTTAACTGCAGTTTTGTAGaacttttctttaagttttaaaaatactttatgaTCACATAAAACATTCGACGCTCTcatccatttcaaccatccttcttgtattc includes these proteins:
- the LOC122050656 gene encoding uncharacterized protein LOC122050656, which translates into the protein MQNERSWMYNKNLPDRGGLTDEFITGLRQFLNFASSNVEFMDGNQIRCPCRKCHNGKFLPSNKVSEHLCRFGFTPNYYNWTCHGEPFISDEDCYGHNIQVSRDQSYYNQLNPYQRMIFDAAAPNLIPEPHGASSSCPPTVEQMFTTYASPLEEVQVPGVDEIVNNETYLKFQEVLSAADEPLWTGCDKHTKLSFTARLLNIKAESNLSEDNFNKVVQAIEEALPQDNILPNDFYSMKKLTKELGLPVERIDVCRDGCMLYWGDDADANVCRFCNQDRYKISRRSQQRRKSYSQLFYLPLTPRIFQNLYSDMPTLEFDRFCDQEFAPWFKSYVIRGETLSLQILAL
- the LOC122050657 gene encoding uncharacterized protein LOC122050657; its protein translation is MVPTPSPQAGPSRGQSPAEPSHGQSPAGPSRRLSPAGPSRGQSPAGPSCGQSPAGPSHGQSPAGPSHGQSPAGPSCGQSPAGPSHGHSPSPLESPIPARHSTVDIADARLHIVPLGDSFENSVTVVREINQIVNNFWKGDSMSYSSTPAPTKELWWCEFKRLFSWDPYFEMEVKRIFKKKCGDHIRHVLNHAKSTGKKPPFITTDNWVRICNFWQTDECKERSLRNKINQAYNSGDSRAIYAGGSINIEEHSRRLSRDLGKELDFIDTFVRTFQKKDKTWSGDRARIIKERYDELSLSQRSSGDGDNIEGSEPSVSNNLDLWLEASGGVKGGRIIGMGSMSRIHNVPRRSLSSSTRPAVTTQIHSLTEEVDNLKDIISQRDQQILEIQKQNSQRDLDMVEMRKQQAFLYNNFNNLDRVQAIFLLVLVMMLMTMMMSMMMPPMMLMMMHEWLVEEGFGLRRISIRLSSTLSFSCSCMILEFGYYDMFVITLL